The DNA sequence TTATCTTGGCGGCGTTGTGAGTTATGCGAATTCAGCCAAAGAAACTTTGCTCGGAGTGAAAAGCAGCAGTCTGCTGCAGGAAGGTGCGGTCAGTGAACTTGTAGCCGGGGAAATGGCTGAAGGGACGAGGAAGGCCCTCGGCGCAGATATTGGGATTGCGACGACCGGAGTCGCGGGACCCGGAGGCGGAACCGCGGATAAACCCGTCGGTCTGGTCTATATCGCCCTGGCTCATCCGGAAGGTATCGAGATCACTAAAAACCAGTTTGTCGGGAGCAGGGAATCCGTCAGAAATATGATCGTAGAAACTGCCTTGAATATGCTGCGGCTGTATTTACTTAGGAAATGCAAGCAGTAAGTTCTTGCCAAATGAGACAAGACCAGCCGCTATGTAAAAATTTTACTTTTAAACGGATTGACAATAGACAGTCAGAAAAAGTATAATAGAAACCGAACATATGTTTTGTATAATCAAGAGGAGGCACGAAAAGATGGCTACTCCAGATAAACTGAAAGCATTGGATATTGCGCTGAGCCAAATTGAAAAGCAGTTTGGCAAGGGAGCGATTATGAAACTCGGCGAAGCTTCGGACAGAATGGCTGTTGAGACGATTTCAACAGGTTCATTGGCACTGGATTTGGCTTTAGGCGTTGGCGGAGTTCCCAGAGGCCGGGTAATAGAGGTATATGGACCGGAGTCTTCGGGGAAAACCACCGTAACGCTGCATATTATTGCTGAGGCACAAAAAACAGGCGGCGTTGCAGCTTTTATTGATGCAGAGCATGCCCTTGACCCAGTATATGCCCGTGCGCTGGGTGTGAATGTCGACGATCTGCTGGTTTCTCAGCCCGACACCGGCGAGCAGGCGCTGGAAATCTGTGAAGCCCTTGTCCGTAGCGGCGCGGTTGATGTCGTTGTTATTGACTCGGTGGCGGCACTCGTGCCACGGGCTGAAATCGAAGGGGAGATGGGCGATTCCCATATGGGGCTGCATGCCCGTCTGATGTCCCAGGCGTTGCGCAAACTTACCGGGTGCATCAGTAAAAGCCATACCTGTGTCATCTTTATTAATCAGATCAGGGAGAAAGTCGGCGTGATGTTCGGCAACCCGGAGACGACGACCGGGGGACGGGCGCTGAAATTTTATGCTTCAGTCCGGCTGGAAGTCAAAAAGCAGGATGTCATCAAGCAGGGGCAGGAAATCATCGGCAACCGGACTCGCGTAAAGGTCGTCAAAAATAAGGTTGCACCGCCGTTTAACTTTGCTGATTTCGACCTGGTTTATGGCGAAGGGATATCCAGGGAAGGCAGTATTGTCGATATGGGATCGGAAACAGGTATCCTAATGAAATCGGGCGCCTGGTATTCCTACAATGGCGAAAGGCTTGGACAGGGAAGAGAGAATGTCAAGGACTTTCTGCGTCAGCATCCAGATATTGCTGCAGAGATTGAGAGCAAAGTGCGCAATCTGGTTCTGGTCTCGAAAGACAAGACCAAGGGCGCTCAGGACGACAGCATGAATGATGAGTAGAAAGCAGGCCTCACCGAAAAAAAGTGTGCTAGGTGCTGCGCTGGATTTCTTAAGCCGCAGGCGGCTGTCTGCCAGCCAGCTTGCCGGCAGACTGGAGGCTAAAGGCTATTCCGCAGAGGAAAATGCTGAAGCTCTCCGAAAGCTAG is a window from the Dehalobacter sp. DCA genome containing:
- the recA gene encoding recombinase RecA, encoding MATPDKLKALDIALSQIEKQFGKGAIMKLGEASDRMAVETISTGSLALDLALGVGGVPRGRVIEVYGPESSGKTTVTLHIIAEAQKTGGVAAFIDAEHALDPVYARALGVNVDDLLVSQPDTGEQALEICEALVRSGAVDVVVIDSVAALVPRAEIEGEMGDSHMGLHARLMSQALRKLTGCISKSHTCVIFINQIREKVGVMFGNPETTTGGRALKFYASVRLEVKKQDVIKQGQEIIGNRTRVKVVKNKVAPPFNFADFDLVYGEGISREGSIVDMGSETGILMKSGAWYSYNGERLGQGRENVKDFLRQHPDIAAEIESKVRNLVLVSKDKTKGAQDDSMNDE